The window AATGTACAATCTTGTAAAACACAGAGAGTGAGAGTTGCTCAACATCAACCGCCATACACAAAACAGCAAcggtaaaaaaaaccaccaccaccaccatcatcccCAATTCTTGGATTCTTTTTAAACGGTATTCCTGCAAACAACAATCTACCAAAATCACACATCacaatttatgatgatatatgTTCATGATCTTGACAACAAATAATACAGCGAATCTTTGCCTACCACctatctttctctctctctctttctacCCAGCTGTTTTGGTTATCTTTTTgtaacaaacacacacacataaaatatttatatgatTGATTGCTTTGCATAGCATTGGCgaaatgttgattgattttgatttgatttgatgatttttttaaaaaaatttgaattttaaacacgtacacacacacatatgatAATCCCTTTTTCCTTTTcctctttttcaatttgataatgTGGTAtcccgatttttttttctttggaaaatggtcatcatttgtttgttgcttAAATCTTTTTATCCCAAAAcagacacatacacacacacacacaaattttaCCCTACAAATACCTGTTGTGTTAAACATAACTTGATTCTTAAAAtgttgaaacttttttctcttgaaattgaaaccataacaacaacaacaacaattttggTTTGATAAATTGTCTATCATATacacgtacacacacacacacacacacacacacaatggtccattaattaattaattaaaaaaatttataaaattaaataaaacgaaaaaaaaatgaataaaaactaTCTGTAattgataaatgataaatggaaacaattttttttttaatttgattcgagGAAagatcgagaaaaaaaaatacatcgATTTAtacattgatttgatttacaaaaaaaaaaaaaaattttcttcctATAATCGATtctgatgatttatttttatcaaatctGGTGATtgtgctgctgctgctgttgttgttgttttattattattattcatcattaaatacTGTAACAGTTCATTTTGCCGTAAACGATTCAATTCTTCACGTAATAAATTTACTTCAGCTCTTAATTTAACGTTTTCTTGTTCCAGAACCATAATACCTATTGTTGTTTGCATCTCTTTACGGCGACGACTTTCACGTGATCTTTTTGCCGATTCATTATTTCGTCGACGACGTTCCCAATAGCTGTACAGAGAAtgacaaattaaaaaaaaaattcaattaacaaagaccaaaaaaaaaaaattttgaattcaaaatacatacgcatcatctttattttcGCTTGGAACTGGTATTGGTTGTCGTTTTCTTTTACTATAATGATCACAAGCAATCAAATTGGTCGGCGACGacgatgattcaaattttgtcATCGAAGAATGTGATTCCAATGATGGTGACGTagaagaatgatgatgatgatgataataatcactaatttgtgatgatgtcggtgatgatgatgaatacgaATTACTTGGTGAATAGGATAATCgttgttgatcataatcatcatcatcatcataatggctACAATCAGTAAAACGATGATTcgataattcatcatcattggtcatCATGACCATTGTTTGTACGGAATGTTtaagctgttgttgttgttgctgctgctgctgctgctgctgttgttgtt of the Dermatophagoides farinae isolate YC_2012a chromosome 1, ASM2471394v1, whole genome shotgun sequence genome contains:
- the LOC124491593 gene encoding uncharacterized protein LOC124491593, whose product is MYPSNQTSVITKNVQIQQQQQQQQQQQQQQQQQQLKHSVQTMVMMTNDDELSNHRFTDCSHYDDDDDYDQQRLSYSPSNSYSSSSPTSSQISDYYHHHHHSSTSPSLESHSSMTKFESSSSPTNLIACDHYSKRKRQPIPVPSENKDDAYWERRRRNNESAKRSRESRRRKEMQTTIGIMVLEQENVKLRAEVNLLREELNRLRQNELLQYLMMNNNNKTTTTAAAAQSPDLIKINHQNRL